A section of the Chryseobacterium ginsenosidimutans genome encodes:
- a CDS encoding META domain-containing protein, protein MKKQLIYFWSLLTLILVVSCINKPASSETSNSITGKTWKLTEINGQPIKLKNPKANPYFTLNISDMRYQGNGGCNGVGGTFEIKQDVMRIKFNQGMSTMIACDDLETEQAFTKALLAADNYSLNGNILTLNKARMAPLAKFVLEK, encoded by the coding sequence ATGAAAAAACAACTTATATATTTTTGGTCGTTACTAACTTTAATTTTGGTCGTTTCATGTATAAATAAGCCAGCTTCAAGTGAAACCTCAAATAGTATAACCGGAAAAACCTGGAAATTAACTGAAATAAATGGTCAGCCGATAAAACTTAAAAACCCAAAAGCCAATCCGTATTTCACCCTCAATATATCTGATATGAGGTATCAAGGAAATGGAGGTTGTAATGGTGTTGGCGGAACTTTTGAAATAAAACAAGACGTAATGCGTATTAAATTTAACCAGGGAATGTCTACCATGATTGCCTGCGACGATCTGGAAACAGAACAAGCTTTTACAAAAGCTCTTCTTGCAGCAGATAATTATTCTTTAAATGGTAATATTCTGACTCTTAACAAAGCAAGAATGGCTCCTTTGGCAAAATTTGTTTTAGAAAAGTAA
- a CDS encoding SemiSWEET transporter, translating into MNENILGIIAGVLTSVSMIPQLLKVLKEKNADDLSWVMILILISGLSLWVWYGFLKNELPIILSNAFAVMVNIILLICCMIYKNK; encoded by the coding sequence ATGAATGAAAATATTTTAGGAATTATCGCTGGAGTTCTCACTTCTGTTTCTATGATTCCGCAATTGCTAAAAGTGTTGAAAGAAAAAAATGCCGATGATCTTTCGTGGGTTATGATTTTGATTCTCATATCAGGACTATCTTTATGGGTTTGGTATGGTTTTTTAAAAAATGAACTTCCCATTATTCTTTCAAATGCTTTTGCGGTAATGGTCAACATTATCCTGCTTATTTGCTGTATGATTTATAAAAACAAATAG